A single Fundulus heteroclitus isolate FHET01 chromosome 4, MU-UCD_Fhet_4.1, whole genome shotgun sequence DNA region contains:
- the LOC105920817 gene encoding KH homology domain-containing protein 4, whose translation MSSGMTGQTPCLTSRWDQPAQPKKGVEQKSIGNATLPVALPGVVGSPGPHSPASQPPEAEETPKGGVEKAAAMAAKINAMLMAKGKLLTPPPLLPKKPPSTSLPIPTEEMVVTEVDINDVPLNCRELLTKGKTHEEIRLFSGAVVSTKGLYMPEAVKAGGQRPLYLHVQGKTQEQVNKAVMRIKEIISEDVIRASAASGGQQVPVIPPLTLYPQPPRPVIPTPVPRAPSANSVPGQGHRPAAPHTGSFVHTKIFVGLDQALASFNVKEKVEGPGGSYLSHIQTETGARVFLRGKGSGYIEQASKRESFEPLYVYISHPNAAGLESAKNLTESLLETVRAEHARTVSMYTATGATQPYAAHGFPTNSSYSNQGSWYNYPANGYAGGYAAYPGAGGYWSNANGPPSQSNLSTTPSPSSQAMIQYPVCPRKPHPFLVQGPGSSETVEPAGSLSIPPDSGSATHQIQAGAEDEQPASCSLEGPAHLESTLPSSSGGEEKVVERILMPPPPPPFVAPPPVTRKRTRDPVPEDPASPPPPATSAPAGVEEEVPVKKTKVTVDSSGLVPYGGDSSDEEDERTHSSKTENL comes from the exons ATGTCTTCGGGAATGACAGGACAAACGCC ctgccTAACCAGTCGCTGGGATCAGCCAGCACAACCCAAGAAGGGTGTGGAACAGAAGAGCATTGGAAATGCCACCCTTCCCGTCGCTTTACCGGGAGTTGTCGGTTCCCCTGGTCCACACAGTCCAGCTTCTCAGCCCCCAGAAGCAGAAGAAACGCCTAAGGGGGGAGTTGAGAAAGCAGCAGCAATGGCTGCTAAAATAAATGCCATGTTGATGGCGAAAGGGAAACTTTTAACTCCTCCACCATTACTTCCAAAG AAACCTCCAAGCACCTCTCTACCAATCCCCACGGAAGAAATGGTGGTCACAGAAGTTGATATCAACGATGTGCCCCTAAATTGCAGAGAGCTTCTTACTAAAGGCAAAACGCACGAGGAA ATCAGATTGTTTAGTGGAGCGGTTGTCTCAACTAAAGGTCTTTACATGCCAGAAGCTGTAAAGGCAGGAGG acaAAGACCTTTGTATTTGCATGTTCAGGGAAAGACACAGGAGCAGGTCAATA AAGCTGTGATGAGAATAAAGGAGATCATTTCTGAAGACGTGATAAGGGCCTCAGCGGCGTCAGGAGGACAGCAGGTTCCTGTGATTCCGCCGCTCACTCTTTACCCCCAGCCCCCCCGGCCCGTCATTCCCACTCCCGTGCCACGAGCGCCCAGCGCAAACTCCGTGCCCGGCCAGGGACATCGACCAGCAGCTCCTCACACAGGG agttttgtgcacacaaaaatatttgttgGCTTGGACCAAGCATTGGCTTCGTTCAACGTAAAGGAAAAAGTCGAAGGTCCAGGAGGTTCGTACCTGAGTCACATCCAGACAGAGACGGGGGCCCGCGTCTTCCTCAGGGGGAAAGGGTCCGGTTACATCGAACAGGCATCCAAACGAGAATCCTTTGAGCCTCTTTACGTCTACATCAG TCACCCAAACGCAGCTGGATTAGAGTCGGCCAAGAACCTCACAGAGAGTCTGCTGGAAACT GTGAGAGCCGAACACGCCCGAACGGTGTCGATGTACACAGCCACAGGCGCAACGCAGC catACGCAGCACATGGATTTCCAACTAATAGCAGTTACTCTAACCAGGGGTCCTGGTATAACTACCCAGCAAATGGATATGCTGGCGGCTATGCAGCGTATCCAGGAGCCGGTGGTTATTGGAGTAATGCAAATGGCCCCCCAAGTCAATCTAACCTGTCGACAACCCCATCTCCATCTTCTCAGGCAATGATTCAGTATCCAGTGTGTCCTAGGAAACCACATCCCTTCCTTGTCCAG GGTCCAGGCAGCAGTGAGACAGTGGAGCCTGCAGGATCTTTAAGCATCCCCCCTGACTCAGGAAGTGCCACACATCAGATCCAGGCGGGGGCTGAGGACGAACAG CCTGCCAGCTGCTCTCTTGAGGGTCCTGCTCACCTGGAGTCCACCCTTCCTTCATCCAgtggaggagaggagaaagttgtggaaag GATATTGATGCCGCCACCCCCGCCCCCCTTTGTGGCTCCTCCCCCCGTTACACGCAAGAGGACGAGGGACCCCGTGCCAGAAGACCCCGCCAGTCCCCCTCCCCCCGCCACCTCCGCACCAGCGG GTGTTGAGGAAGAGGTGCCAGTGAAGAAGACTAAAGTGACCGTTGACTCTTCTGGGCTCGTGCCCTATGGGGGAGACTCCTCCGACGAAGAGGATGAGAGGACACACAGCAGTAAGACAGAAAACCTATAA
- the LOC105920816 gene encoding fibronectin type III and SPRY domain-containing protein 2 has translation MELDDIRGGRLDVISEEGEHQDFSRESSTMEACYVVPEPGGRTFQRFSVNTNESLRFEPCEESCPSPTAAEDDVFEKGEFEGEIISVRNQLQGKVAEMENFAGHLEEIFLTVEENFGRQEQHLEQHYNDVLQTLSQRYDERATGLQEEKKSKLESLYGQLLVCGQALDASKVLIETAQEIYRCQDKRLFLKTVMPIIKRVEEFAKEDIDLTLATSLEFSTPLADLTDVKTMMDSINIVPAPSAPVINPQLPNSATQTSLHVCWSLFSDDTVEYYELYYRPVLEDTPADGTCAPQESKVKVKETHCTVTDLLPNAQYELWVTATNTTGISPASEKALYMTVPSPPVIKQRECSSCPEAALIRWESGNTNPVDSYTVELSETGTVGTESNITESIVAVPTCQCLIQLQAGRQYFISVRAVNIGGPSERSDAITISTTGTFFYLLEDTAHPCLSMSEDGFTIFYGDEELPITAMAFEDNTFTRCVAILGDLIPVRGRHYWEVEVDEDTEFRVGVAYEDTERDSYLGANSSSWCMRHIRTPSRHKYEFLHNGWSPDLRITVHPVRIGVALDYDRGTLSFFNAHLEQHLHTFRCHFQSYVHPCFSLDNPGALTVHNGIAAPDYTVT, from the exons ATGGAGCTGGATGACATCAGAGGGGGCAGGCTGGATGTGATCTCAGAAGAGGGCGAGCACCAGGACTTCAGCAGAGAATCGAGCACCATGGAGGCATGCTATGTTGTTCCAGAGCCTGGAGGAAGAACCTTCCAGAGGTTCTCAGTCAACACCAATGAATCGTTGCGCTTTGAACCCTGTGAAGAAAGCTGTCCGTCTCCCACTGCGGCAGAAGATGACGTTTTTGAGAAAGGCGAATTTGAG GGTGAGATCATCTCCGTCAGGAATCAGCTGCAGGGGAAGGTCGCTGAGATGGAGAACTTTGCTGGTCATTTGGAGGAAATCTTTCTCACTGTGGAG GAGAATTTCGGCCGCCAGGAGCAGCACTTGGAGCAGCACTACAACGACGTGCTGCAGACGTTGTCTCAGCGGTACGACGAGAGGGCGACTGGACtacaggaggagaagaagagtaagCTGGAATCCCTGTACGGTCAGCTGCTGGTCTGCGGTCAGGCGCTGGACGCCTCAAAGGTGCTCATCGAGACGGCCCAGGAGATTTACCGCTGCCAGGACAAGAGGCTCTTCCTTAAG ACAGTTATGCCCATCATTAAAAG AGTCGAGGAGTTTGCCAAGGAAGACATTGACCTCACGCTGGCCACGAGCCTCGAATTCAGCACACCGCTTGCCGATCTGACAGATGTGAAAACCATGATGGACTCCATCAATATTGTTCCAG CGCCGTCTGCTCCAGTGATCAACCCGCAGCTGCCCAACTCGGCCACCCAGACCTCCCTGCATGTGTGCTGGAGCTTGTTCTCCGACGACACGGTGGAGTACTATGAGCTTTACTACAGACCGGTGCTGGAGGACACGCCTGCAGACGGTACCTGTGCACCGCAGG aaagcaaagtaaaagtgaaagagaCCCACTGTACTGTGACAGACCTGCTCCCCAATGCTCAGTATGAGCTTTGGGTGACGGCTACCAACACGACAGGTATCAGCCCAGCGAGCGAGAAGGCCTTATACATGACAG TGCCGTCGCCTCCTGTGATCAAGCAGAGGGAGTGCAGCAGCTGCCCAGAAGCTGCTCTGATCCGATGGGAGTCAGGCAACACCAACCCTGTAGACTCTTATACCGTGGAGCTCAGTGAGACGGGAACAGTTGGCACAGAGAGCAACATCACTGA GTCTATAGTGGCCGTGCCCACCTGTCAGTGTCTGATCCAGCTGCAGGCGGGCCGACAATACTTCATCTCTGTTAGAGCTGTCAACATCGGCGGTCCAAGTGAAAGGAGTGATGCTATAACCATCTCCACAACAG GCACGTTCTTCTACCTTCTGGAGGACACTGCGCATCCTTGCCTCTCCATGTCAGAAGATGGCTTCACTATATTCTACGGCGATGAGGAGTTGCCCATAACTGCAATGGCCTTTGAAGACAACACTTTCACACG atgtGTAGCCATATTGGGAGACCTCATTCCAGTGCGAGGCAGGCACtactgggaggtggaggtggacGAGGACACAGAGTTTCGCGTTGGAGTCGCTTATGAAGACACAGAGAGGGACTCGTATCTCGGGGCCAACAGCAGCTCCTGGTGTATGAGACACATCCGCACCCCATCCAG ACATAAATACGAGTTCCTGCATAACGGCTGGAGCCCGGACTTGAGGATCACAGTGCATCCGGTGCGTATCGGAGTGGCCCTCGACTACGACAGGGGGACTCTGAGCTTCTTCAACGCACATCTGGAGCAACATCTGCACACCTTTCGCTGTCACTTTCAGAGCTACGTGCACCCCTGTTTCAGCCTGGACAACCCAGGGGCGCTGACCGTACACAACGGCATAGCAGCTCCTGACTACACAGTcacctga